The genome window GTCGGATTTGTTGGGCAACCCAAATGGCAGAAGCACACGCGGTTTTAGACGACGCTAGAACCGAGATTTTTCCGGAAGATATCCTGCATTTACATTACGCCTTGGGCACAACCGAAGACGAAAAAGCGCTTTGGCTGAGTATCGCCGAAAGATACGTGGAAAAGATAAAAGAAACAATGAAACTTCAGTTAAGCGATTTACAATACGCCGCGCTGGAAGGTTTTGTGAAGGAAATGGAACAATTGGTTCCTGCTTCCTGCAATAATCCGGAAGCTTTGCGTCAGTCGAATAAAAGGGCGGGTGAAATTTCGCGTCAGATTGCGGCCATTGTGCCGGAAAAACCCGAAGTTGACGCCTTTAAACAGAAAGCGAAACAGACCGCCGTTGACGTCCTTAAGGATATTCAGAAAAAGATGCAGGAGTATCTGAACGGGTAGAAAAGCGAGAAGGGAGGTGCTTTATGATCGGTTTAATGGCGGCGGCAGCCGCCGCTGGTTTAGCCACGTTTCTTCTTTGTTTTCTTCTAGAAAGGATAGCAAGGAAGCGAGACAAGGAGAGGCAAAAGGAGGATCGGGCTTGGAGTGAGGCAGAAAAGCAGGCGGGGGAAGAGGCAGAGGCAAAAAGGCAGGCAGAGGAAAAAAAAGAGGCAGAAAGGGCGGAAGCAGAAAGGCGGGCAAGAGGAGAAGAAGAGCGGAGAAAAAATGTTGAACGTTTGAATCGAGAACAGAGAAGAAATGAACTTCTGGAGAGAATCGTTCGCGAGACGGAGTTTTCTTTGGGTGAGACGGAGGTTTTATCTGATTCGACTGACCCGGAGGCCGTTTCGCGACCATCAATAGTTCCCACCGGTTTCATTGACATCAGGCCTGTGCAAAGTATGGAGGAAATTCGCAATATCCTTCCTGTTCAGCAATTGATGGATGACGAAAGCTTTTACGCGAGCCTTGCAGCGCACCAGCTTTTGGTTCTTCAGCCGATGGAGTTTACGGTAAAGGCAAAAAAAGTTTTAGTCTTGCTCGTTGACCGTTCAGACAGTATGAAAGAACTCGGCCGTGTTTTTTGGGCCATAGCATTGGTTGAAAAGATGGCAGATAAGTGTTTGGACGCCGGTGCTTGCCTTATTCTGAAGGTTTTTACAGAGTTTATAGAAAGCGTTGCCAAGGCGGAGACTCCGGAACAATTTGCCGAGCTAAAAAGGCAATTGCCTCACTTGCTTTCCCCGGACGGAGGCACAAACATTCAAGTCGCCCTTAAAAGTGCTATTGGCGAACTTTCTTCTTCTAAGATATCGGAGAAGAAAATCCTTTTGGCAACTGATGGTGATTGTCCGATAGATGAGAATGACCTTCTTTTGAGTCTTAAGGAAAATAATATATCCCTGCGTACCGTATGCATAAGCGGAGAACACGCAGGGTTGATGAGAATTTCGGAGTTTTACGATGTTCTTTGGGATCATTAATCATTATGAAAAGGCCGTTTCTCTTTGCCAATTGGCAAAATTGAGGAATGGCCTTTTGTTTTTTTGCAAAACGTTGATTATGCCGTTTGGCGGTTTTCCGGCAGAAATTCCACAGTTTTTTCTGTAATCGCAAAATTTATTCTCGAAATTTTTTCGGGTCTGCTATTTTAACTTCGCCAATAAGGCTTTTTCCTTATTCTTTATCGGAATATCTTTAGCCAAGACCTTCAAATCTGTTCACAAACTTAAAGTATCACGAAACCGCGTCCGGTAAAAATATAATCGCTTAAAGGTTTTGTCAATAAAAACGAGAGAAAATTAAATCGTCAAATTTAGCTGAAAATTAGTGTTTTAGCTCGTTTTGCCCCAATTCGTAAAGCTTTTTTATGAGCTCTTCGGGATAGCCCGTCTTTTTGCTTACCGCGGCAATAGCTCCGCTTAAATTTTCTTTAAATGTTTTTGACTTTTCCAGCCCCGCTTGTTCAAGAGACTGGGGTATCCACCTCGGGTTTGAAAGAATTCTGTTAAGCTCGTGATCTTCTCTGTTTTTTATCTGCTCGGCCGCCTTGGTAGTTTTAGCTTCGGCTTCCGGGTCGGGCATGTTTTCTTTCGTTTTTGGAAATCCGAAAGCGGCGGATTCCGCACTTTCTGTCCTTTTGAATATGTTCATTTTTTCATTATACTTTGCGATGCTAAAACTCGCAATTTCAGAAAGGAAACGCATTCTGTGGATTAGTTTTTGTTCTTTTTTTGGTATAATAAACATACTTATGGAAAAACTTTTTTCCAAAATAATTGACTCTTTAAATTTCAAAAAATACTGCCAGGACTACAAGGTGGGAATTTGGGAATGTCCGCCTTTTATTTTTACTTTAATGGGCGCGATAATCGGTATCGCTATCTTGACGACGTATTATGTCGGACGGCTTTACACGGATCCCTATGTTTTGATTTTGATACTTTGTATTGTGGCGGTCGCGCTTTTTATTCTGAGTTATTTTATCGTGAATTCTTTTGAACGCATCGCTTTCGCTTCAAGGGAAAAATCCGAGTTTATCGGCATAATGTCGCATCAATTGAGGGGTCCTTTGGCTTCAATAAAATGGCAGATAGACCTTTTGCTTGGAAACGGCGGAAGCAATAATCAGCTTGAGCAAAAATTTCGCGAGTCGCTTATCGCCGTTGATGAGCAGAACGAGAGAATGCTGCGCATGGTGAGCGACCTTTTGGAAATTAGCCGCATTGAAAGCAGGACGCTGGTGCTTATGAAATCTTCTTTTCCTTTGCAGGAACTGGCAAAAGAAATTGTTGATAAATACGCGGAGAAATCTTCTTATCTTGGCGTCAATTTGGTCTTTTCTTCTTCGGGCGACAACCTGGTGGTGGCGGCCGACAAAATGAAAATAGGGGAAGCGCTTTCCCGTATAATAGACAATGCCATGAGATACAGTTCGCACGGCGGGAAAATAATGGTTTTTTTGAATAAGGAAAACAACAATGCCCGGTGTTTGGTTAATGACGAAGGCGCCGGAATTCCGGAAGAAGAATCAAAAAATTTATTTAAGAAATTTTTTAGAGGCTCTTTGGCGGATAAGTACAAACACGACGGGCTCGGGCTCGGGCTTTATATGGCAAAATCCATAGTAGAATCTTCCGGCGGGGAAATCGGTTTTTCAAGCGTTGAAGGAAAAGGCTCCACTTTTTGGTTTTCTCTTCCCTTAAGATAATTTTACAATTAAGCCCAATTTTAATTATGGCCGCAAAAAAAATTTTATTTATTGAAGATGAACGCCGTTTGCACGAGTTGATGTCTCCTGTTTTAAGGAAAGCCGGATATGAAGTTTTTGACGCTTATGACGGAGAACTCGGGCTTGAAATTTTTAAAGAACAAAAACCGGACCTGGTTATTTTGGATTTGATTCTTCCAAAAAAAGACGGCTTTGAAATTTTGGAAAAAATTCGCGAAGACAAAGAACTGAAAGATACTTCTGTCGCGATACTGACGAACCTTGAGGAGAAATTCGACATAGAAAGAGCGATGGCGTATGGCGCCAGAGCTTATCTCGTTAAAGCCAATTACGGACCGGAGGAAATATTAAAAAAAGTAAATGAAATATTGAATTAAATCGTCCCTCTAT of Candidatus Paceibacterota bacterium contains these proteins:
- a CDS encoding response regulator — protein: MAAKKILFIEDERRLHELMSPVLRKAGYEVFDAYDGELGLEIFKEQKPDLVILDLILPKKDGFEILEKIREDKELKDTSVAILTNLEEKFDIERAMAYGARAYLVKANYGPEEILKKVNEILN
- a CDS encoding HAMP domain-containing sensor histidine kinase, which encodes MEKLFSKIIDSLNFKKYCQDYKVGIWECPPFIFTLMGAIIGIAILTTYYVGRLYTDPYVLILILCIVAVALFILSYFIVNSFERIAFASREKSEFIGIMSHQLRGPLASIKWQIDLLLGNGGSNNQLEQKFRESLIAVDEQNERMLRMVSDLLEISRIESRTLVLMKSSFPLQELAKEIVDKYAEKSSYLGVNLVFSSSGDNLVVAADKMKIGEALSRIIDNAMRYSSHGGKIMVFLNKENNNARCLVNDEGAGIPEEESKNLFKKFFRGSLADKYKHDGLGLGLYMAKSIVESSGGEIGFSSVEGKGSTFWFSLPLR